tacagtgaagcagataaggctgacgaagctatgaattcagcgagtggctatggtgtaagaattgttcatagaattattaataaaatctcgaccggggcaaagaagaaaaagaaagtaccatcaaaaagagagatggctctgttacaacaacagaagatgaagaaagacaacgttaagtggaacactttagtgaggttatgaatgggaaatatgaaaagaataatttgattgaaatacctgaagctaatgaagactttggtgtgcccatgaatgaattcagtgtgtttgaagtcaaaactatcgtccaaacactaaagagatggaaagtccttgaatacgatggaataactgcacagatgatattggccgagaatgaagtgactcccagaatacttacatgattatttgtGTAGAGTATGGGATAAAGAagcatgaatgggagttaggagtgttactGTAAATGGcataaaaaggagatctgactgattgcaataattacagaggcataacacttacgtcagttattattgaaatatatagtaggcttattctTAAGACACTCtagagatagattgatgaaaagctgagagatgaacaagcaggatttagaaaggtagaagttgcggtgaccaaattttcattttgaggcatgttgtacagcaatgcgaaggacatagaaatccacttctgatggccttcgtggactatgaaaaagccttcaatAGTGTGCACCAATCAATTTGtgaagagtcctacgttattatggaattcctcttaaataggtaaatttgattaagtctgttcatgaacatagcaagtacaaagttaatgtcaatggagtcttataaaatgaatttccagtgaacagcagagtactccaagggaatgtgatgtcacctatgttgtttatcctcctcattgattttgtaatgtgtagaacagttagagatggttgagataggaatttagcagacatagagtatgcagatgatgctatccttggtagcagaacaccacagaatttgtgatgcttgctcaccagaaagcatgaaatatcacacgaggtttgactgaagataaatagaagaaagacagagatgatgagaatggagtatgcaatggaagataaaatatctttgtaaggagaaaggattaatgagatagaatcatttaagtatttaggaactatgatctctgatggagtacctgcaagtacgatatgttttcccattgcgagcaggcgccaagtgagtgtgccggttgcagggAGCAACTGTATTTGATCGGTACCTcaggacgcaataaaccacatgcctccaccaccgtgtatctcttgtcccaccttgacatccgatatggcgcagtgattctcaaggacctccgtggccctcaccatgcccttccaatGCCACTCAGCGCATCCAGCCCGAGGGCCGCATGCCCCGTCGTCCTCCGTGGgctcgtccctgccctgcaagaagccaggcaggcCATGGTGGCTCAGCAACAAATGATCAACGCCCTCCGCGGCCGGattacgacacatgctacccctgcaacTCATGTCCctgcgtctgcagccccggagaatTATGAAATCAAGATGGAATGCTGGATCGTATTGTCCAGACTGctgccccacgaggtcgtccaccacatcaggctatactgcacgcACCCTCAacgctggacgccagattcacctcacaggaatggagcaacctcaccgctacggaagccatggattttatttgTGATATTGTGTTACGctctacaaaccgtgctgtgttatggtcgAGGTTTTTCAATGTgatacaaggcccaggagaaagtgctAGTGAGTATTTTTTAAAGTGCtctcaaaaggccaccgattgcaatttccagtgccctctgTGTCAGCGTAATCGAGCCGAATATATCttattacctaagttaatggtgggcctaactAATGAGGCTATGCATTGCCATGTGTACCAATGTAGCAacgacatcaatagtgttagtgcctTTAGGGCCAGGTTCTGTGCTtacgaggcggcccgcgtcgacTCCACGGCGCGCCAATGCAATTGGAGAGAAACTGCTTGCACGGCTGACAGTGAGATACCCGAGGCAGATCATTagagtgcaaccgtcgctggcacatgtaggggtcccccaccccctccctgcgggaactgcgACAGCCGCCACGCCTCTGGCTGAGCCTCATGCCCCGCTAAGTCCGCCGTATGCAACGGGTGCCGCAAGCAGGACCACTACTACAAATGCTGCAGAATATCACAGGCAAAATCAACAGGATCCCCGACATACGTGTCTAGTGCTAtgtctagcgctgtgcttgttgTGGGTGCCAACCTCACCCActacccagtagtggaggtgacagtcatCCACACCGACACAGAAGTACGAGTGCCTGTCACCCCCGTGGCGGACaccggggcacaggtatgtgtggcgggcccctccttgctatcgcacctccaagtccatccagcagcccttacaccccgtgccggcttgcgggatgtggcaaacctccccctgaagtgccttggatctgccgtgagccacgtcaccttgcaaggccgcaccacggagcaggacgtgtacttcgtgcagtcggcaaagcacctcttcctgtcgctgGAACCCTGCAGGGACTTAacgctggtacccaaggagttcccgCACCCATCTCTCCCCCGCGGTGGCgcacgtgagcctgttcgatggtATGGCCAGACGtgccgcccaggtaccaccccgacccgccgaggtccccctgccgccccaggaggaacatgcggccaggctggaagcctggctcctgcaacatttcgccATGACAACATTtaacacagccaggaagccactgccagtgatgcagggggaACCGCACCACATCCACCTGTTCCCAGGAGCCacgccttacgcatgccacacCCCAGCATCGGTGCCAAAACACTGgtaagaggaagtgaaggcccagctcaaagaggatgtcgcccgtggcgtcatagaaccggtacctGCCGGGCAGCCAACTGAATAGTGCACCCGTATGGTGGTCATCaccaagaagtcaggacagccacgcagtacagtcgactaccagcgcctcaacgcatcctgCCTGCGGGAGACATACCACACCcccgccccattcgacatggtgtccagggtacctaagcacacattcaagaccGTAGCAATACTGGGGATACTACCAGGTGGAGCTAGACGAAGAAAGTCGCGACCTAACCACACTCATTACCCTCTGGGGGAGATTTCGTTACCGTCGTATCCCCCATGGGGCACCGCTCCACCGGGGATGCGTATACTCGACTATTCGATAACGTAATCCAGGACATCTACGACGACAGCATCGAAGGGActttctggcatgcctacgactccttcgaaacatgcgcagccaagggtatcaCCCTAAAGCCAGAGAAATTCCAATTTGCAAGAAGAGAAGTGGACTTTGTGGGCTTCAACCTGgcctgggaggcctacaagccaacagaggaaggtctggcggccatcaagaacttcccaatgccacgtcagccctctatcactgACGTAAGGGCTTGGTACagattcgtcaaccagctggcgcccttcctcgcaacagcccctatcatgatcccattcagggagctcctcaagaaACGAACCGGGAAGTTAGTGTACTGGaacgaggcactccgcaccaaattccaTCACACCTAAGACATAATTTGCCAATTAGCAGAGGATGGGTttgcctactacgacaggagccgccccacagtaGCAGTCACCGACTGGAGGAAAGagggcatagggtttgtaatccttcagcAGTATTGTGATGCAGCTCCACAACCATGCCCTTTTGCTGCAGTGGGTGGCACCTGGCAATATGCGGCAGCCACCATCTCACCGCCGCCGAAGCTGGTTACGCTCccgtggagggggaggcccttgcggtagcctggtgtctccagaaggcgaggctgttcttgctggggtgccccaaccttaTCGTTCTGACGGACCACCGCCTGTTAACCAAGTTGCTGGGGGATcgggccctcacggaaatctccaacccccgtctcttcaggctgaaggagagaaccctgcagtaccgattcagggtcaagtatctgCCGGGAAAGCGTAAAAGCGCGGCAGACTTCCTGTCACGATACCCCACCTTGAAAGGCGAGGGTTAGGCGCGCCGCTGTCAGCAACCCCGTGTatcagctgctcatggccagggtcctggccaGGGACTGAGCCGACaggaagtcccaggaagttgcATGCCTTCGGCCCTTCTACGGTGTCAGGGAGAAGCTGGCCATTATCCAAGACTTAGTGACATACACGTTCGAACAGGGTAACGtccgcctagttatcccggagcctctctgtcagcaggtggctgccaacttACACGCGGctcaccaaggcctggactcgatgcatCGACGAGCGCGCCAGAtggtgtactggcctggactccTGGGGgtacctgcagtatcaccgatcctcgtgcgAAGAATGCGACATACACGCACCATTGCAGGCCTCGGAGGAACTCATCATCACaccgcccccagagtaccccttccagatgacagTAGTGGAGATGTTCCGGTACAACGGACACTCatacatggcctacgcagacaggctcacaggttggctggagctggcccacttcccccacggcacctcctcctctcacatcaagacccagctacgtcgctacttcgccaggtGGGGGGCCCCCgagcaaatctccacggacggtggcaccaatctggcaagcgaggaaatgggggaatttttcaagttatggggcgtgtccaTGCGgctatcatccgcccagtacctgcagtccaatggcagggcagaggccgcagtcaagatcgggaagcAGATAATAATGGCCAACACGGGCAGCGGCGGCAACCTCGACACGGACAGGTCCTCTATGGCTATGTTGCAGTACttcaacacccccctccgcggaataaataagtcacccgcccagatggcagtGGGCAGGTAGCTCCGAGATGGCTTACCTACGGCACGCTGGtacctcacggtagacaaacactggggacCAACCTTACAGcagagagaacgtcagatggctgacagcAGTGCTGCCCTTACTGGGAACGGACCCTCCAGAAAGCTTCCAGttatcaacccgggatcccaagtgcgagtgcaaaatcaggctacTAAGCTGTGAGACCGTACCGGTACcgtggcggaaacgctcccataccgacaatacctAGTTAGACTGAACGGCAacgggcgcctctccctccgtaatAGGAAGCACCTGCGACACACATCATCGAGGCCCCAGCCAGGGCcggccacacctgctacgcatccagccCCGCCTAGGCCTGAGCAGCCACCGGTCAGTTaccctacgcccagcccacaagcAGTACGGGAGCCATGCCCAACACGGCGCACCAGAAGGCCAGCGTGGATGAATGACTACATGTGACGTCGTTAACGGTCATATACCTTCTTTTATGTAATCACGTACATTACAGTGGCATctgcttatatttttattgtatctgcTCCTCATGTTAttttatgaacatgtattacctacACATTGCATTTTACACTACCGACAGCTATGTATCTGTCTTATTCTTGCACATGCATCCagtttaatccatgtatatccatgtattatttttatcattgcctctccatgcacacacatatattaatctcggggggggatgatggagtacttgcaagtacgatatgttttcccatggcaggcaggcgccaagtgagtgtgccggttgtaGGGAGCAACTGTGTTTGGTCGGTACCTcaggacgcaataaaccacatgcctccaccactgtgtatctcttgtcccaccttgacatccaaTAATCACCAAtccagggtctttaaaattagaatttagtgaaagactgaaaaaaaaatcaaatcagacaatggctaggttaaataaaatatagaaatcaattcgactgaaattatatataacaatcagactatttatcactttagtgagatcggtgttattctatggacatgagtcatggtatgataaagaaacaatctccaatagatctagtagacttgagaacaaaaccctcagaaggatatcgggagttaaataacaggacaggattagaaatgaaactataagagagattactcgagtgccatacctGGAAGatatcattatgaggggtagatgtagatggtttgggcatactcttcgcactccccaagagagattagttcaccaaaaatgcAGCTGAAAGACCCtcggctacatggctgaggactatgaagcgcgtagtaggagattatgaatggagaagtattgaattaatagctcaagatagagacgactagcgaaatctaaccgaggccctttgcgtcaataggcgtaggagatgatatataaatatatatatatatatatatatatatatatatatatatatatatgtgtgtgtgtgtgcgtgtgtgtgtttgtgtgtgtatatatatatatatatatatatatatatatatatatatatatatatatatatatctcgtagaATTACTCAGacgattattatgataaaaatcaaGAATAGGCAACAAATGCACAACGCCGCCACCCACACACGGCACCATATCAAACGTCTTCTTCCGCCCGATGCCATATTTTCACGATTTCGTGGGTCCTGAAATGTGTTCTTTCCATCCTGGTCGCTCGCTCGGTCCCAATCTCTCTCCCCGCGTCGAAATTCCAAACAGGAATTGGTGTAGGATGTTGGATGTGGCCGAATGAGCCCGAAACTCGAGATTAATTGGAGGCTGATGTGCTACGCAGATACATCCGGATGTGTCAGATGTTACTTCGACGTTTTAGTTTATAGAGATGACGAGATTTTTCCTTCTTAGAGATTTCATCTGGAAATTAGAGAGGCTTTACATGTTTGTCTGCTCTGCTACAGATACGTATACGGAAGTGTATTTAATGGAAATAGTTTGCCATGGGATCTTCGGCAAATGGTCTTATCTGGTGCAAACAATTCTAAATGTTTCATCTATTTGACAAAGTGATCCAGAAGTCTTTGAGCTCGTCAACAGCTAAATATTTAACGAGTTATTAAAATAACAGCATACCCTTCaacgactatctctctctctctctctctctctctctctctctctctctctctctctctctctctctctctctctctctctctctcactctatatatatatatatatatatatatatatatatatatatatatacatatatatatatatatatatatatatatatatatatacagtatatatatatatatatatatatatataaatatatatatatatatatatatatatatatatatatatatatatatagacatatatatatatatatatatatatatatatatatatatatatatataaagatgaatttcAATAGCGTATGTTATAATGCTCTAAAACTATAACAGATAATTATCAATGCAGTATCTTTGATCGTTTCCATAGAGAATTGGATTAATGTATGCCAGCgtgttaattgttattattattattattattattattattattattattattaatttttttcattatcattattattattattatcattattattattattattattattattattattattattattattattattgttattatcattattatatatcatttattatttagtgttcattattattattattattattattattattattatcattattattatttattattatcactaatatttattattatcattattattattattattattattattattatctttatctgttattattattattattattattattattattattattattattattattattattattattattattattattagctaagctacaaccatactgaAAATAATGGGatactacaaacccaagggctccaatatacaatacatcccggtgaggaaaggaaatatatgaataaGTAAAGCTTCTGGACTACTGTATAGTGTTAAGTCTTAAGATGGAGAAAGcacgactgttagaattaactgcatatctaggactacgtataggatggtacggcctgggaagatctgagtgaaaatgatggttagaattatgaaaaaaagaagaaaaaaaattcttacagtATTCATATTAACAAAGAGTTAACTGAACGACGAAACCAGAGATTAACATTAAGATTAAGAATAGGACATTTTATAGGCAGCAAGGTTTTGTTATACGAATTAAGAAAAGAGTCAGTAGCTGAATGCCAGACATAAGAACGATAcgtgaaataaggtagaatgagaaaattaagatatttcttCGGAACAGATTAATAACAAAAAATCTCAAAAGACATTCTCAATGTGATCAattctgtgcaattgaaggagatGGAGACCGAaagtgtttctctaaagtaaatttacaatcaagaacccCGCTTAGAAATTTAAAGGATTTgtatgtagttaaagaaacataatcaatgaaaagatctggatgttgaagagccacaaTATATGTGATAAGTATCaaagctctctctccacccaagcagggTGGAGAGatggaaggaccaggcaatggctactgaagttCACCTGTGTACGAATGTACCTGTGTAAGCAGATTGATTCCACCAAAAGTGAGGGACAGAGACGTTGGTTAAAAGAAAATACTTCATCGAGAGATCCTCTCTGGAAAGAGAATTTCGTGACTCTGCTGACGATTTACAATGATTAAAGATCTGTAATAAAAAGGTACATCCGAAGAGCTTAACCCATTTCTCTGACAGCTTCCATATAAAGTAAGAAGAATAATAACACATTCGAATTTAACCTTCTAATGACATGCAATGAATGGCCCTAATAAATGTGATGAAGGATATTGAGAGT
Above is a window of Palaemon carinicauda isolate YSFRI2023 chromosome 6, ASM3689809v2, whole genome shotgun sequence DNA encoding:
- the LOC137643028 gene encoding uncharacterized protein, whose translation is MGHRSTGDAYTRLFDNVIQDIYDDSIEGTFWHAYDSFETCAAKGITLKPEKFQFARREVDFVGFNLAWEAYKPTEEGLAAIKNFPMPRQPSITDVRAWYRFVNQLAPFLATAPIMIPFRELLKKRTGKLVYWNEALRTKFHHT